From the Haemophilus parainfluenzae genome, the window AAAGCATGCTTTCCATTTTTTCATTTTTAGGCGGAAAGAATTCAAAGGAGACATTAATTTTTTTGTTAGTATCAGCAAGATGTTGATTTAAAGTGTTAATTTCGTTTGCGTAGCTCATAGCGTGCCTTCTTACATTTTTTATTAGAATGCGCTTATCATAAGATAAGAACTAATATGCGTCAATTTCAATGATTTCATCAAAATAATGAATGAAATTAATGATTGTTTGTTGTGCGTTGTATTTTAAAAGAAAATCAATTTATTTGCACAAAAAGTTAGCATTTTTTCTAAAAATAGGTATAATACGCCGACCCTGTAAATGCACGGATTCCCACCGTGCATTATTTTATCAAGATCACACTCGAAGGGGTGGCGATTAAGATTAATGGTTGTGTTTCAATTAATATGGAACACTGGGTATCAAACTTATATTTTGGTAATTAATTAATGAAAACTTTTGTAGCAAAACCGGAAACAGTAAAACGTGACTGGTATGTGGTAGATGCGACAGGTAAAACTTTAGGTCGTTTAGCTACTGAATTAGCACGCTGTCTTCGTGGTAAACACAAGGCTGAGTACACTCCACACGTAGATACTGGTGATTACATCATCGTTATCAACGCAGACAAAGTGGCAGTAACTGGTCGTAAAGAAACAGATAAACTTTACTACTGGCACACTGGCTATGTAGGTGGTATCAAACAAGCGACTTTCAAAGAAATGATCGCTCGCCGTCCTGAAGCGGTGATTGAAATTGCGGTTAAAGGTATGTTGCCAAAAGGTCCATTAGGCCGTGCAATGTTCCGTAAATTAAAAGTGTATGCGGGTGCAGAACACCAACACGCAGCACAACAACCACAAGTATTAGACATTTAATCACGAGGTTTAGGAAATGGCAGAGAATCAAAACTACGGCACTGGTCGCCGCAAAAGCTCTTCAGCTCGTGTATTTATCAAACCGGGCAGTGGTAAAATCACTATCAACCAACGTGAATTAGACGTATATTTCGGTCGCGAAACAGCTCGTATGATCGTACGTCAACCGTTAGAATTAGTGGAATTAACTGATAAATTAGACCTATACATCACTGTTAAAGGTGGTGGTATTTCTGGTCAAGCGGGTGCAATCCGTCACGGTATCACTCGTGCATTAATGGAATATGATGAGACTTTACGTCCTGCTCTTCGTGCAGCTGGCTTCGTTACTCGTGACGCACGTCGCGTTGAACGTAAAAAAGTTGGTTTACACAAAGCACGTCGTCGTCCACAATACTCCAAACGTTAATTTTTTATTATCGTTTCAAGAAAGCAGAGAGCAATCTCTGCTTTTTTTATGTCTGTAAAAACAAATTAATTTAAAATTACCTCTCTTTGATTTCTTGTTTATTGTTTGTAATTAATTGATTTTAAAAAGAAAATAAGAAAATATTGGCAATTTGGCTCTCGGTTATGTTAAAATAATCGCCCACTTTTAGTAGAAGTATATAGATTATTTTGGATCTTCGGAGGAATAAATGTCCAATGCATCAAGTAAACGTTCAGTAATGACTCTTTTTTCAAATAAAAATGACATTTACTGCCATCAGGTAAAAATTGTCTTAGCTGAAAAAGGTGTTGCTTACGAAAACGAAGAAGTTGATTTGCAAGCATTATCAGAAGATTTAATGGAATTAAATCCTTATGGCACATTACCAACATTGGTGGATCGTGATTTAGTATTATTCAGCTCACGCATTATTATGGAATATCTTGATGAGCGTTTTCCACATCCTCCACTTATGCCAGTTTATCCCGTTTCTCGAGCGAAAAGCCGTCTTTTAATGTTACGTATAGAACAAGATTGGTACCCAACATTAGAAATTGCTGAAAAAGGCACAGAAGTTGAACGTGAAGAAGCGTTAAAACAGTTAAAAGAAGAATTGTTAGCGGTATCAGTTATCTTCCAACAAACTCCTTATTTTATGAGCGAAGAGTTTGGCTTGGTTGACTGCTATGTTGCACCATTATTATGGAAACTACGTAATATGGGCGTTGAATTCAGTGGTACAGGAAGCAAAGCAATCAAAGGCTATATGGATCGTGTATTTAGCCGTGATTCATTTTTACAATCTGTAGGTGAAGCTGCACCTAAAAATTTAATGGATGATAAATAATGACCCACACACCTTCTCCAAAACGCCCTTATTTACTAAGAGCCTATTATGATTGGCTAGTGGATAACGATTTCACCCCATATTTAGTGGTGGATGCTAATTATTATGGTACCAATGTGCCTGTAGAATACGTGAAAGATGGGCAAATCGTCTTAAATCTTTCAGCAGGGGCGACTGGGAATTTGCAATTAACCAATGACTTTATTCAGTTTAATGCACGTTTCCAAGGTGTGGCTCGTGAGTTATATATTCCAATGGGCGCCGCTTTAGCCATTTATGCGCGTGAAAATGGTGATGGCGTTATGTTTGAGCCTGAAGAAATTTACGATGAACTCAATCGTGAGCCGACATCAGAACAGCCATTAAGTTTTGCTGAAGCGGTAGATAAGCCTAAGACAGAAAAGAAACCACAGAAGTCAGCATCTCATTTACGAATTGTGGATTAATGAAAGAAAAATAAAAGTGCGGTTAATTTTAACCGCACTTTTTTATTAATTATTTTGTTGCCGTTTTCATATTGCGAACAAATTCGGCAAGTTCAGATAAGCATTGAGCCTGATTATCTAAGTTTCGTTCAATGATTTTTACCGTTGCAGAGCCTGAAATTGCGCCTGTTGCACCCAGTTGAAGGGCTTCTTTCACTTGAGCTGGTTGAGCAATACCAAAACCTTGTAGAATTGGTGGAGCCTTATGGGCTTTAAGTTGTTCTACGAGTGTATCTAAGTTCGCAGCGTGAGCTTGGTTTTCCGCACTTGTTACACCTGCACGAGAAACTAAATAGGTATAACCTTCGCTATTTTCAGCAACGCCTTGTACCGTTTTGGCATCAGCATTTGGTGGGCAAATAAAGACAGGTTGAATGCCATGCTTTTTAGCGGCTTGAATATAGTCTTCTTTTGCCAATAGTGGAATATCTGCCACTAAAACCGCATCTACACCGACTTCTGCACAACGTTGATAGAAATTATCTAAGCCTTTTGCAAAAATTAAATTCGCACAAAGGAGTAAGCTAATCGGAATTTCTGGATATTTTGACCGCACTTTAGCGAGTAATTTAAAGCTGTCTTCAGTGCTATGGCCAGCATTGAGTGCACGGTTATTAGCTGCCTGGATAACGGGACCGTCTAATAGTGGATCAGAAAATGGAAAACCTAATTCCAAAGCATCTGCGCCATTTTCGACTAACGTGCAAATAATTTCAAAAGAGCGATCAAATGTTGGATCGCATAATGTCACGAAAGGTACAAAAGCCCCTTCTTTTTTCGCTGCAAGTTCTGCAAATTTAGTTTCAAAACGGCTCATTATTGCATTCCTTTTTCTTTTAAAACTTTATCAACGGTGAAAATATCTTTATCACCACGACCAGAGAGATTCACCACTAAAATTTGTTCTTTATTCGGTTCTTGATGAACCATTTTTAATGCGTGTGCTAATGCATGCGAACTTTCCAATGCAGGAATAATCCCTTCATGTTTTGCTAATTCTTGGAAAGCATTTAACGCTTCATCATCTGTAATGCTTGGGTATTCTGCACGACCAATACTTTGCAAGTAAGCATGTTGTGGGCCTACAGAAGGGAAGTCTAATCCCGCAGAAATAGAGTAGGATTCTTCCACTTGACCATCTTCAGTTTGCATTAAAGGTGATTTCATACCGAAATAAATACCGACTTTTGCATGACCTAATGGTGCACCATGTTCACCACTTTCGATACCATGACCAGCAGGTTCTACGCCAATTAAGCGTACGCCTTTTTCATCAATAAAATCGGTAAACATACCAATGGCATTCGAACCACCACCGACTGCAGCAATAACAGCATCCGGTAAGCGACCTTCTTTTTCTAAAATTTGACGTTTAGTTTCTTCACCAATCATTTTTTGGAATTCACGCACAATGGTTGGGAATGGATGAGGACCTGCCGCCGTACCCAATAAATAATGGGTATTTTCATAATTAGCTGACCAATCACGCATTGCTTCACAACACGCATCTTTCAATGAGCAAGAACCTTTTTGTACAGGAATCACTTCTGCGCCCATTAAACGCATACGGAAGACGTTTGGTGATTGGCGTTCTACGTCTTTTGCCCCCATATAAACACGGCAAGGCATATCTAACATTGCACAAGCTAGAGCTGTTGCTACACCATGTTGGCCCGCACCGGTTTCCGCGATAATGCGTGTTTTACCCATGCGTTTTGCCAATAAAATTTGACCTAACACTTGGTTGGTTTTATGGGCACCACCGTGAAGTAAATCTTCACGTTTTAAATAAATTTTTGCTTTTGTGCCTTTGGTTAAATTACGGCAAAGGGTAAGTGCGGTTGGTCTGCCCGCGTAATTTTTAAGTAAATCTTGAAATTCACGTTGGAATTCAGGATCGTCTTTTGCTTCAACAAAGGCTTTTTCTAGCTGTTGTAGTACCGGTACGAGAATTTCCGGTACGTACATTCCGCCAAATTCACCGAAATAAGGGTTTAAAAGGGTTTCTGACATAATATTTCCTTGTTATTTTTGAATTCTTGCGACATTAAGTGGTGCAAAGGTTTGTGCGGTAGGCATCACTTCAATGCGATTAATATTGACATGTTCAGGTTGTTGATTTAGCCATAGAACAATATTAGCAATATCTTGTGGATTGACATATTCCACATTTTCATAGAGTTTTTCTGCTCGGGCATCATCACCTTTAAAGCGAACATTAGAAAATTCAGTTCCACCACAAAGACCTGGCTCAACATTGGTCACGCGAATTTGTGTGCCTGCAAGATCGGCTCGAAGATTTAAACTAAATTGTTTGATAAAAGCTTTAGTACCACCGTATATATTGCCACCTGGATAAGGATAAGTCCCCGCAATTGATCCTAAATTAATAATATGGCCTGAATTGCGTTCTACCATTTGTGGTAAAACAAGACGAGTGATGGTGACGAGACCTTTAATATTGGTATCAATCATTTGCATCCAATCGTCTAAACTCGCTTTATCTGCACTTTCTAAGCCCAATGCTAATCCTGCATTATTCACCAATAAATCAATGGATTGCCAACTAGCGGGAAGAGAATGGAACGCATCTTCTGTTGCTTGGCGATCTGAAATATCAAAGGCAAGAAAATGGAAGTTATCACCTAATTCTTGTTGTAATTGTTCCAAACGAGCTACGCGGCGCCCCGTGCCAATTACACGATAGCCATTTTCAATGAGTGTGCGACAAATTGCCGCACCAAATCCGGCAGTTGCGCCAGTTACTAACGCTGTTCTTTGCATAATACGTCCCCTTAGCAATCAGATTAATTTGACAAAATCGTCTTAAAAACTGACCGCACTTTTTCGCTATCTTTCACGCCAGCGGCAGTTTCTACACCAGAATTGAGATCAACCCCTAAGCAACCTTGCTTAATGGCTTGTTCAATATTGTCAGGTGAAATG encodes:
- the rplM gene encoding 50S ribosomal protein L13; protein product: MKTFVAKPETVKRDWYVVDATGKTLGRLATELARCLRGKHKAEYTPHVDTGDYIIVINADKVAVTGRKETDKLYYWHTGYVGGIKQATFKEMIARRPEAVIEIAVKGMLPKGPLGRAMFRKLKVYAGAEHQHAAQQPQVLDI
- the rpsI gene encoding 30S ribosomal protein S9, which translates into the protein MAENQNYGTGRRKSSSARVFIKPGSGKITINQRELDVYFGRETARMIVRQPLELVELTDKLDLYITVKGGGISGQAGAIRHGITRALMEYDETLRPALRAAGFVTRDARRVERKKVGLHKARRRPQYSKR
- the sspA gene encoding stringent starvation protein SspA is translated as MSNASSKRSVMTLFSNKNDIYCHQVKIVLAEKGVAYENEEVDLQALSEDLMELNPYGTLPTLVDRDLVLFSSRIIMEYLDERFPHPPLMPVYPVSRAKSRLLMLRIEQDWYPTLEIAEKGTEVEREEALKQLKEELLAVSVIFQQTPYFMSEEFGLVDCYVAPLLWKLRNMGVEFSGTGSKAIKGYMDRVFSRDSFLQSVGEAAPKNLMDDK
- a CDS encoding ClpXP protease specificity-enhancing factor; its protein translation is MTHTPSPKRPYLLRAYYDWLVDNDFTPYLVVDANYYGTNVPVEYVKDGQIVLNLSAGATGNLQLTNDFIQFNARFQGVARELYIPMGAALAIYARENGDGVMFEPEEIYDELNREPTSEQPLSFAEAVDKPKTEKKPQKSASHLRIVD
- the trpA gene encoding tryptophan synthase subunit alpha → MSRFETKFAELAAKKEGAFVPFVTLCDPTFDRSFEIICTLVENGADALELGFPFSDPLLDGPVIQAANNRALNAGHSTEDSFKLLAKVRSKYPEIPISLLLCANLIFAKGLDNFYQRCAEVGVDAVLVADIPLLAKEDYIQAAKKHGIQPVFICPPNADAKTVQGVAENSEGYTYLVSRAGVTSAENQAHAANLDTLVEQLKAHKAPPILQGFGIAQPAQVKEALQLGATGAISGSATVKIIERNLDNQAQCLSELAEFVRNMKTATK
- the trpB gene encoding tryptophan synthase subunit beta, with translation MSETLLNPYFGEFGGMYVPEILVPVLQQLEKAFVEAKDDPEFQREFQDLLKNYAGRPTALTLCRNLTKGTKAKIYLKREDLLHGGAHKTNQVLGQILLAKRMGKTRIIAETGAGQHGVATALACAMLDMPCRVYMGAKDVERQSPNVFRMRLMGAEVIPVQKGSCSLKDACCEAMRDWSANYENTHYLLGTAAGPHPFPTIVREFQKMIGEETKRQILEKEGRLPDAVIAAVGGGSNAIGMFTDFIDEKGVRLIGVEPAGHGIESGEHGAPLGHAKVGIYFGMKSPLMQTEDGQVEESYSISAGLDFPSVGPQHAYLQSIGRAEYPSITDDEALNAFQELAKHEGIIPALESSHALAHALKMVHQEPNKEQILVVNLSGRGDKDIFTVDKVLKEKGMQ
- a CDS encoding SDR family oxidoreductase; its protein translation is MQRTALVTGATAGFGAAICRTLIENGYRVIGTGRRVARLEQLQQELGDNFHFLAFDISDRQATEDAFHSLPASWQSIDLLVNNAGLALGLESADKASLDDWMQMIDTNIKGLVTITRLVLPQMVERNSGHIINLGSIAGTYPYPGGNIYGGTKAFIKQFSLNLRADLAGTQIRVTNVEPGLCGGTEFSNVRFKGDDARAEKLYENVEYVNPQDIANIVLWLNQQPEHVNINRIEVMPTAQTFAPLNVARIQK